The sequence ACCAAATACCTGCGTTTACCACTACAGGAGGGAAGCGCTTGTCATTGGTGGTTGGTctaaaagttgtatgttttttatgatgatttttgcCAAATCATACAGATtagtatgacttttcatgagatcgagTTGTGAATTACAtgttatgcaaataaaaataatgattgatgaaaacaaaaatgtgaccttTATTTAGTAACATTTAATGGTCCACAGCTCACTGAGATTGTTTGATTTTATTCTAATTCAGTAAAGTGAAAAAGGGATTGATCATTAAACACAATGATGGACCATAAGAGGACCCTTTTCTACCTCTAATTTTCTTCTGTCAAGCCAGGAAATCATAGCTATAAACCctcatttttttaaaagcatcCAGTTTCTATTCCATGCAGAGAGTTTGAGTCCACGCTCACTTGTCACATACAAACTTCATACCATCGTCCATGATAACAAACAAGCAACTTTTAACACCTTTTGTCATTATGCAGGTACAAGCAGCAGAGAAAGCCTGCTTGTTGTCTTTTGAAACATGGCTTTTAATGAACAGCAGCCTGTGAGTTACGATTCTCTGCCATGCTCTGCACAAATAGGGTTTGTCAAAGTCTGTAGCACTATCAGCTGCCCTCCACCTGCGGGAAGACATcgagccatacacatctggatcAGCTGCAGATCCGTAGTTCCTCATGATGGCGTGAGTGGTGGCGAAAATCACAATGCCATAGTTTTTACGAAGTCTATCCAGCAATTCAGCGCACTTTCTCAGATTAGCCTCCTGACAAACTGTACTCTCGCCGCCATTAAACCGGTCCACCCAGTAGAAGGCAGAGATGCTGTCGATGACCAGGAGACAGAGGGAGGGCTGGCTAGAGATGGTGTTCTCCAGGTAGTGCAGGGTAAGGAGCAGCTGTACCGAGCTGTTGCAGTGTATTACAGACAGTCTGCGCAGGCATGAGCGTACTCTCTCCTCGGGCTCATTCTCAGAACCATCACCCTCCTTTGAGTCTTCAGTCAAACGCCCCTCAAGTACGCTCACTAACCGCAGCATGTCAAAGTGGTAGTCTGTGTCGATGAAAATCACCCCCACCTCCAGACCTCCACTCTGCATGGGCGCGATGCAGCGGGCAATCAAGTGGTACAAGGTTTCTGTCTTACCTGTGCCCTCCGTGCCATGAAACTCCACAATGTCACCTGTATGGATGCAGAGATGAACCAgagtttttgcaccattctgaaaTTAATTGACAATGCTTTTAAAACTGCAGAATTTAACTGAATAGGAATTTCAGAATATAAGGaaatagaattaaatattttaaacatcaGAGACCTAAGCATTGATGACGCATTTTCTATTTTCCTCTTTGAACTtatttttaggaagccactgacaatacaaatcttgatttttttaagcATACTTTGCTTTGAGGTGAATTCACAAAACAATGGCAGTCTATGGGAAAATCTTGAATTTTAACTATGTTTTTCTTGTGTAATTTAGCAAGCTGTCACAATCAGTATGCCATTTGTCTTCccaccaaaactgttgttgtAATGGTTCAAAGTGtcagctatgtgtgtgtgtggtgttttaattcttaacatttttaataaaaaatggtattGTTTAATTTTGGTAAACAAATGTTGCAATTCTGCTATGCTGGAATTCTGAGGGTAAAAGACGACGAAATAaggtaaaatacagtatatttaattttttcagcTTGAATTATCCATAAACATGTTATCATACACAAAACATATGGGGTATTTGCCAAAACATCAgatgattaataattaattagaaaacaacagaaatttgtatttaattggGATGTCCccataccgatactggtatcggaatcaggTCCGATAacacgctcatgtacttgtactcatgctcgtaaaaatgctcagataccaatAAGTGAAAGCATTTGACGTACGAATTTCATTACGTAAATATTcagaacataaattaaaatcGCATtatcctagtgagattatttaaccataacagctgtgatttaatgagataaatatttaatttgcatTTGCTGCGTGCTCCAAATTTGactgcttgtgaatgtgtggagccggtgttgtgctgatATAAAATCACACAGTGCTCATACtttttagagatccttggctcatactcggaaaacaccatcatgagcatcgtgTGCTCCGTttgaagcagatgacagtgagcagaacacgaattcactttgtagcacgagGTACATACGgactacatatttattaaatAGCAGTCTTTTGCGATTTAATAGTAACTTTCGCtgtgtccgaatatccatacttctctactatatagtatgccaaaaacagtatgccaatggagtagtatgtctgaatccacagtattcatgaagcagtaatcAACTAGACTCTTAACGATCCAATAATCCCTCAGTGAATCGTGAGGTGGATGCCTCTTTTCAACTGCAAGTGCTATaaataccaagataattgttccttgtgcttaaatggtgatTGCTTAACAAACCCAGAGCAGATCATTTTCGCGATTGTTGTTCTTATGTCATATATTCGAGTCACGAGACAATGCCCACGTCTCAGGATGAAAGACTCAatgaaatactcaaacaagcccatctggcaccaacaagcatgccatggtcaaaatcactgagatcaaattttttccccattctgatggttgatgtgaacattaactgaagctcctgacccgattggctgattagatcattacatggatgattgctggtgccagatgggctggtttgagtatttctgtaactgctgatctcctgggattttcatgcaaaacagtctctagaatttactcagaatgttgccaaaaacaaaaaacatccagtgaatggcagttctgtggatggaaacaccttgttgatgagagaggtcaacagagaatggccagactgattcaaaccgACAAAGTCTacataactcagataaccactctgtacaattgtggtgagaagaatatcatattcagaatgctattctgagatgcgggttggtgccgttttggcggcacgagggggacctacataataataggcaggtggttttaatgttgtggctggtacTGTGACAGCACGCGATTTTGGACACAGCTTTTGAGTCACGTAGAAGCCGGCTTTTCCGGATTGAGAAGCTACCgtcataaaacaaaaacacttcaaaataaaagctccaccaaaataaaagctcaatttaaatgagaaaaaagtatgacagaaatatatcactactgtatagttatgtaatatttactgttatAGTAACtgaattatatttaagcaatatccggtggtgtagtggactaaagcactgaactggtaagtggaaggttgttggttcaagccccacagccaccaccactgtgtccttgagcaaggcacttaactccaggttgctccagggggattgtccctgtaatcagggcactgtaagtcgctttggataaaagcgtcagccaaatgcataaatgtaaatatcgcacatctgtgatgctctgttatgaagcactttatataaaaaaaaataaaataaaaaaaaaccaatgttgtgttttggattgtacTGTGAGGTTTTGTAGATAAgcacttcaactgataaaaaaatCATACAACGTTTGCTGTAAGGTTTTGAACAAAAAGCATTTAATTTGATCAAtattatacaatattatgttgaaaattgttctattttcatttcattaaagttttaatgaattcagttatttaaacacaattttgatgataaaattgaaataaactgttgatatggaaaaattaaaacaaacaaaaaacaggtatcggactcagtATCGGTGAGTACCAAAATGGAAGTATCATACTCATAGCCGTTCTCAAAAAACTGGTATCGGGACATACCcagtatttaattttatatttcattacattGAATAAATTAACTTTCCTTTTATGGACCATGGTTTAATAATTTTGcagaatgctttattttatttagtaatttatttgacaGGGACAATGGACAGTCGATGACTGCCCCAGAATTAGCTACAGAGATAAATTTAATCTGTAGTCCCTGGGcagaaaaaatgtattacaaaagcATCATTAAAACATTAATCAATAGACAGCAGACAAAACATAACACCCAAAGTAAAAATACAGtactataacaataataaataacattacatgATTAAATACATGAGCTACTAAATTAAAAACTGCTCAAAATTAAGATTACAAATTACCGGATTACAAATTATTCAATGTTCGCAAATTTGGCTTGTCTTTAACCATATTTTCAGATGTAACTTAAATTGTGCAAGAGTAGGACATTGTCTTATGTTAGTCGGTAACGTATTCCAAATATTGACAGCTCTTACAGAGAAAGCTGAATGACCAAAGTCTGAGGCTCTGTATTGCACTTCACAATCTCCTCTTAAAGAgcctgtggcagggtgagcaagagacaagacacagtgggtgtggcgtcaagcctcggaaaggcatttattggaaacaataataaacgtaaaatgtccaaaaaaggggtaataaagtgtccaaagaGGAACAgagttcataataaagggggaatctggcatcctcacggtgaacggggctccgtgaaaggggcggagtagtgttcataggaaagcCAAGGCatgggctgggtcagtcggccgctcacgctcccctccaaagtccatggcgcgtggggcggcggcgtcactggtggcctgtcttcccaggcccatgGCAAgcatgaggggaaggcggcccggcatctagcccgtcggcggcaACGTGAGTAGTTCACCCTCGGTGACTCATTACGGCTTCTAGGGGTCCGAAGAACAGGTCCGGCAGCGCGTCCACTtgtccgatccctcccagctctggtcctgggcatgcgaggatgccagtgtgtgcacacatggagatttgaagccggctccccgacaagaggtgcgctctgcgttttaaagacagcggtaatgaagcattattcccatcaggtgtgcttcattcaccgctgactaaacaaggcttattaattatgcacctcttctcgctctcccacccaactcccgtcgtgagcctggctgaagggcggccctaagatgCGGGGCGAcaatgacgagccagaggggcggatcattccgccacaaggCTCTAGTTTGTCTTGTGTTTTCCAAGCGCAATGACACAAATTCTTTCAAAGGTGGTGGAGCAAGGTTGTTAATAATTTTGTACATTAggcaacaaatgttaaaattaacaaaattatcaaaattaaaaacaattatacttCGTAATTATATGATAATGACGATATGTATTTGgttttttatcaaatatttttaatgcCCGTTTGTATAAACTGTGTAAAGGTCTAAGGGTTGTTTTTCCTGCTTGTGACCACGATGTGATACAATAAGAGAAATCTACTGAAAGCTGATTCCGTAGATATTTAAAATTTATGTTAAATGTAACTGCACAAACTTTAATTTACCCCAAATCCCAATATTTTTATAGTTATCTGAAAATAATAATGTGATGGGACCTTTTGTGATGCTTTTAGGCAAAATTTCAATCAGTttgatggctgtgttaattgttttgacagtACTGAACTTAGTTTGAATAAATGTCAAATATGAGAAACatttataacacatttttatttatttattttttacaaaactgtgttgaatttctttgaattgtaaTTTAGTAATTCCtctcttcctgtcattccaattcaatatcctgtggggtgtggccaattcaattcaaattcctaCTCATGAAAGGGAGCAAATTTCacttaaatttaaattttgacCAGCCTAGAGGTGAGTGCAtgaattttttaatgcagtggtCCTCAACCAGAGGGCCGGGGCCCACCAAAGGGGCCTAAGCATACTTCCAAGGGGGCTTTAAGATGacttaaaataattcaaataagtTAATAATATAGCTATAATATAATAATCTAAATTGCTTTAATaagtctaaaaatgcaaaaaaaaaaaaaaaaaaaaattaaaaatacaattaatatattGTGATTCATTATTTTAAGGCAGGGTTCCTCAATAGGTGGCCCACAAAAGACAAATGTTTGGCCCGCGCTAAaggtctgttcacaccaaatccatgaCAATTTTTCATCCAGACAAACTTCTGACGAAATGTCTAtaccaggggttctcaacgggggctgTCAAACGATGCCAGGGCGCACTGAgcgcaaattagtagagaggggggtgttaggttacaaaCGGGGGGTGTTTATCAGACATATTAATCAAATCGATTGTCAAGTTTGTAGCACTTTGCAtaaaaacgtttatctagacttggactATACCAGTTctccattatacgggttggtGCGCATTTTTAACGCAGTTCATCTGATTCacaacctccactaatgcacctgtatggctctgtagttgGATACAGCTCAACGGACAGAGCAGAGCAGGGGCGTTTTTACTCGCAGACTCTTAAACATGCACAACGTTTATCATTACAGCGCTGCaagaaccagtgagaagcatgGCATGAGAatcggaaaccatttgaattcggcacagaattctacatcaccacccttgaatttactagaGTAACACTAACTGAAATTGGGGCAGAaacagattgataataaatatgatcatatcactacttcagctctattaaatttgtcataggctacattaggggagtgagggaatataatacatttttgttatttattgtttttacatgtgtttagaattacaaaaatgccatagtttgttttatagaaatcatattACATCTAACCACAGTAGTGAAGAATGTCCACgcttccatgtgcttactatggtctacaaacaccactgttaaaactatgaataaataaatacatttaaattatcataagggcaaatgcaaaatacacttctttttttttttatagattaaatAGAAATGTGTCATTCCTAAATGCGTCAATTtagggctgttcgattccagaaCTTTGGGAATCGACTCCGATTCCTGGTTTTGGAATCGTTAGAATCGATTCCAGACCCATTTAATCTATTCTTTTTCGATTCCGAAAAAAACGGGAGGCAAaattaaatctcataataaacagctcactgCAAAGCGTTCTTTGCACTGTTTATAATAGCATGAatgacatttactattaataggtccattctaaaattaaatcagggcctgtatgcacataccaaagcacgatgcttcaatcccatgagatacatttgagggaagtttgagtAGATGTGCCTGTATTTCCAAGAACTAccaaaaataatcttaaaaagcACCACTGAAATTGTCTGTTACCACTAATGAATTCTTGTTTAGAAGGAGGTTTATAttagaatgtacagtaattgtccaCTAACTTCTGTACACTGAATAAGATGTCCAAACAATACAtttcagttttattaaaaaatccaTTGTTGTACTGGtttatacaatataaatataaatatatatatatatatatatatatatatatatatatatatatatatatatatatatatatatatacacacacacacatataaatatttatatattttaacatgtatttaacatttgctttttaattattttgtatatattttgtaaaatgtaggctaataaaaaatgtaatatatgcaaaaggttttaaacactgtaaaaatgtagaGAACGAGTAGAGAAGTTTTAAATTCTCACTTtaataagtgcagcacaatgatcatttaaacttaaacataccaatttattgatgtgaactgggAAACTGACTCAACTCTGCCATCTTCTTGTTGCAGACTTGTGTTACTCATACCTAGTaagat comes from Myxocyprinus asiaticus isolate MX2 ecotype Aquarium Trade chromosome 41, UBuf_Myxa_2, whole genome shotgun sequence and encodes:
- the LOC127431866 gene encoding DNA repair protein XRCC2-like produces the protein MTARVRMAENAAQVVSRLEGRQSLRDIEPNLFPVDGGPGQGDIVEFHGTEGTGKTETLYHLIARCIAPMQSGGLEVGVIFIDTDYHFDMLRLVSVLEGRLTEDSKEGDGSENEPEERVRSCLRRLSVIHCNSSVQLLLTLHYLENTISSQPSLCLLVIDSISAFYWVDRFNGGESTVCQEANLRKCAELLDRLRKNYGIVIFATTHAIMRNYGSAADPDVYGSMSSRRWRAADSATDFDKPYLCRAWQRIVTHRLLFIKSHVSKDNKQAFSAACTCIMTKGVKSCLFVIMDDGMKFVCDK